A window of the Alnus glutinosa chromosome 4, dhAlnGlut1.1, whole genome shotgun sequence genome harbors these coding sequences:
- the LOC133866262 gene encoding cyclic nucleotide-gated ion channel 1-like, translated as MRSGLLQIIVSKMTSSEFFEVRKFLNACVLLQYVPRVLQIRLSWKKHIEISRKLVRRVWIKVAFNFFLYISLPAFYVLGAFWYFFSIERETACWHKACEYHIGCSTSSFKCCRSLGNYTFLDNDCTIQTPNTTLLDFGMFLEAFQSDTVLFTNIPQKIMHCFWWGLRNLSPLVQNLQRSTYFWENCFAIFISIFGLLLFLYFIDHVQILNNESEYLLRLICESLKPLYYNENNYIFREGEPLNAMIFITQGSLSCFNTNNGENGEGTASSPQCIEKGECSLWCFNTNNGENGEGTASSPQCIEKGEFYREELLKLELNLQSPSKLSKPLQKLKPLL; from the exons ATGAG GAGTGGGTTGTTACAAATTATTGTTTCAAAAATGACAAGCTCGGAATTTTTTGAAGTAAGGAAGTTCCTAAACGCATGTGTTCTTCTGCAATATGTGCCAAGAGTTCTTCAAATCCGCCTATCATGGAAGAAACATATCGAAATTTCCAGAAAACTCGTTAGAAGAGTATGGATTAAAGttgcattcaatttttttttgtatatatccTTGCCAGCC TTTTATGTACTTGGTGCCTTTTGGTACTTTTTCTCTATCGAACGAGAGACAGCTTGCTGGCACAAAGCCTGTGAATATCATATTGGATGTTCCACAAGTTCTTTTAAATGTTGTCGCAGTTTAGGAAATTACACATTTCTAGATAATGATTGCACTATACAAACACCAAATACAACGCTCCTTGATTTTGGAATGTTCCTTGAAGCCTTTCAATCTGATACTGTGTTAtttacaaatattccacaaaagATCATGCACTGTTTCTGGTGGGGCCTCCGAAATTTGAG TCCTCTTGTTCAAAACCTTCAAAGAAGTACCTATTTTTGGGAAAACTGCTTTGCAATTTTTATTTCGATCTTTGGTTTGCTACTCTTTTTGTACTTCATCGATCAT GTGCAAATCCTTAATAATGAAAGTGAATATCTGCTGCGATTGATCTGTGaatctctcaagccattgtacTACAATGAGAACAACTACATTTTCCGGGAGGGAGAACCACTTAATGCGATGATCTTCATCACACAAGGCAGTTTATCGTGCTTCAACACCAACAATGGTGAGAATGGTGAGGGAACCGCCTCAAGCCCTCAGTGTATTGAAAAAGGTGAGTGCAGTTTATGGTGCTTCAACACCAATAATGGTGAGAATGGTGAGGGAACCGCCTCAAGCCCTCAGTGTATTGAAAAAGGTGAGTTCTACAGAGAAGAACTTCTAAAGTTGGAATTGAACCTCCAATCTCCATCGAAACTGTCAAAACCCTTACAAAAGTTGAAGCCTTTGCTCTAA